The Aspergillus luchuensis IFO 4308 DNA, chromosome 6, nearly complete sequence genome segment AAGGTAAGGTCTATTGTGTCTTGTCTATATACTCTTTTCTATCGTACatgaattttatatttatgttTACAATTTCCACACGGCCCAATCCTTTAGATCCAATTCTTTGAGGATTCCCCGGAGTGGCCCTTGCAATTCCATTCCTTGAGCCCAGAGCTTTGGTCCTGCCATATAGCTAATGAAGCCCTCCGGTCCGGAGACCAGAATTAGGTTATTTGTGTTCTTGGTTTCTTCCGATTCCTGGGTAGACGACGGGCCACTGCGGGTGGAGTCCAGGATAAGCTGCTTCCCGATGCTGGTGCCTTCCTCATCGACGAAGTAATCCACGGTCACCTGTCCAGGGTATTGTGACCGAAGAGCCTCCAACTCACGGACTATCAGTGAAGTGCCCGTACTGCGGGGTGCTTCAACAGGGCCGCCTTGGTTGTCCTTCGAAGACGTGAAGAGTCCAGAGAACCACGACCTCGAGGGTGCTGTTGTAGTTGTATTTGTGTCACTCACGCCACCAACGCAGTCCTCCCGCCTTCTGTTGGCCCAGAGGATATGTATTCTAGGCTTATGTGTTTCGTTGGTGCGACGAAGAAGCGTGTGTCCAGCTTGCAGGGCAGGGGCAATTCCCGTGCCTCCGGCGATGAACAAGATCTGCTGCGTATCCGGAGGGATTTCACATTCGATTCGCGGGCCACGTACTTCAATGGGTGCTCCGATCTCTAGACTGTGCAAATAGCGGGAGACCTCGCCGAACGGGTCCTTCCGAATGAAGAAGCGCAGAcactcgtcttcttcatcttccgagCAAGTGGCTGGCAGTGGTGTGTAGTCTCTCCCAATCTGCAATTGTGGCTGTTTAAACATCACACTCCAGACACCAGTCTTCCATGCTTCCTCGTAGACGGCATGATTGCTACCATCGGCTGCGGGCGGTTGAAGAACGAAGTAGCTCCCGGTCGACGAGACCGGTTCGCGGGATACTAAATAGTATGGTGTGAACTTCATCTGATTTAGGGTTGTCGAATCTGGACCCTGTTGCGACCGGACCAGGGCACCAATACCCGCCGCAGCGGCAGTTAAAAAGGCGAACCGCAGCCATCGTTGCTGCTTCGGCGGCGGAGTagacgacggagaggaagtaGAAGACGCCGGCGAGGTAGACGCATGGCGTCTGGAGGGTCGGATCACGAGCCTCCCAACAGTGGGCGACTCATTAAACTGGCGCAACAAGCCCTGAGGGAAAGCGCGGGGCTTCATGGGTGTAGGGGAAAAATTGGGGCAATGGATGGGGAAGTGGAACATGACGCTATAAAAAGCAGACCGGAGATCTCATGGCGCTAAGCCTCATTGGGCCGCGGACGCAGGGAGTCGCATTTCCCttcatctttccttctttgtcCCTCAATAGATCTTCTTCAATACTTcatgcttcttcctccccaagccGCTAattcttgtcttgtctttttattatctgcTAATCCCCATTGCTTTTataggggaggaggaattgccCGTCCACTCGTTGCTCCCGGAAAGTCTCCCCCCCGTGGAATGGAACACCGCCCTGTGCCCCATCCTTAACTGCCCgctcttgttcttccacCTCCCAACCAGCATTTGTTTCGATCTTCCTTGAGCGGCATGTCCCATATAGCCTTTTCGAATTCTGAGTCCAGGTCGGGCAATTACCATGCTCCCAGGGATTCCCTCGAACTGGCGTCCTTAGCCTCTTCGCCCGACTCCGGCCCCAGATCCTCCCGCTCCTCGTCTCCCTCCGGCATTTCGTCGTCGCGCAAGCTCTCcctcgaagatgaagacccTCTTTCCAGCTCCCATCCACAGTCGCAGGGCCCGTCAGGGCGTCCCCGCTCGGCTCGCTCATACTCGATATCTTCAGCCTTTGACTTCGGGGCGACCTTATTTCCCTTGTCGCAGACGACCGGTGGTTATGCTCCGTTGGGGGTCTCGTCCGCAGACCGAGAGGCTGGAATTGCTGATGGGTCCTTGGAGAGGAACAAGACATTGACTTATATGAACGGTCTATCTCTCGTGATTGGGCTGGTGATCGGCTCGGGTATTTTCTCATCTCCCAGCCAGGTCAATGTCAATGCGGGGTCGCCTGGTGCATCGCTGATTGCATGGGTTGTTGCTGGCTTACTCGCTTGGACGGGGGCAGCCAGCTATGCAGAGCTCGGTGGAGCTATTCCCTTGAATGGAGGCTCCCAGGTGTATCTCTCCAAGATTTTCGGGGAGCTAGCGGGCTTCCTGTTCACGTGGTGCTCAGTCTTGGTCTTGAAGCCGGGAAGTGCGGCCATCATCGCAATTATCTTCGGAGAATACGTCGTAAGAGCCTTTGTCGGCGCAGATGTGGAAACGGTTAATCCCTGGATAAACAAGGCTGTTGCGTTTGGCGGAATTTTCGTGGTGACATTGTTGAACTGTATTTCAACGAGGGTGGCTGCGCGCATTGGTGACCTCTTCATGTTTTTCAAGTTTGTCGCATTGCTGGGCGTCACCATAATCGGTATCATCGTGGCTATAACAGGTCACTCATCGACTGGCAGTGCCAACAAGGAGTGGAAGACTGGCTGGTTCGAGGGCACGAACCTCGACATATCCGCCTGGGCTGTAGCTCTGTACGCAGGTCTTTGGGCCTTTGACGGTTGGGACAACGTACGTCTTTTACATCCCCAATATCCCATGATATTTTCTTACTGACTCCACTTAGACGAATTACGTGACTGGTGAATTCAAGAATCCCAACAAGGATCTTCCACGTGTGATTCACACGGCCATGCCACTAGTCATCCTCTCCTATCTCCTTGCTAATATCTCCTACATTCTCGTTCTCCCTCATTCCACTATTGAGGCGACTAATACCATCGCCATTCAGTTCGGCGACAAGGTATTTGGTCACGTGGGTGCCCTTATATTCGCGCTTATCGTATCCGCGAGTTGCATTGGCGCCTTGAATGCCACGGCTTTCACCAGCGGCCGTTTAGTTTATGCAGCCGGAAAAGAGGGCTATATCCCCTCTATATTCGGTAAACTTTGGACTCGAGATACCTCGACCAACCGACTCCAGCGCCGCTCCTGGGCCACCAAGGTCTTTTCGCGTCTCTGTGGAGACGGCACGCGAATTGGTTTCACCCCCATTTACGCCATGGCGCTGAACAGTACACTCACCCTCATTTACGTCATTGTTGGCGAGTTCAAGACCCTTGTCACCTTCTACGGTGTAGCCGGATACACCTTCTACTTCGTGACGGTGCTAGGCCTGATTATTCTCCGCGTGCGGGAACCCTACCTGCATCGCCCCTACAAGACCTGGATATCCactcccatcatcttctgctgcgttagtctcttcctcctcagcaggGCTGTCATTGCAGAACCGCTCCAGACATTAATCGTCGTCGCGTTCATCATTGCCGGTATTCCAGTCTACTACTGGCGCATCTACAAACGCGATGGACGTAAAGCGTTTCCGAACTGGAAATTCTGGCAGCGCCAGTGAGATCCATCCTATAATTCCTTCATGAcccctcaacaacaacaacgagaAACAGCCGGTGAATTATTTATGATATGACCACTACTATTTAtgtttttcttataatacttttccctttatttcttcttctcgggaTGTTTGTCTTCTTATAATGTTATTATACATTTTTTATAtcatttttcttgctttctaatttcctttccccttgtttctttcattcatAGCAAACTATGCTATATATCGGTTGGGCTTGGTTGGATGGACGGTTCTCCCATGATAATCATTTGCTATGATACCCATTCGCATATTATCCGGGATTATTTTGCATGACGGAAAGGCCGGTTTAAGTGGGAAATGCTTCAAGGCATTTGCTTTCAGCTTTGCATATCGTCATCGAAGTTATGGCGATGGGTGGAgtctcatcttccttttcttttggggttttttttttctggggaACGGGGTCATATGCCATATATACAATTGTATTTAATAGAGATTGAAACGAAACAATGAACCGAGGCTTCTGCAAAGCTAGGGCTAGTACCATAGATATCAGAGCTCGGTGTCATGATGGTTCTATAGTTCTATAATTCTCCAAAATCTAGCTTAACTACTCTGTCATGTGTCAGTTACCATGAATTACAACATGGTATCTCACTCGCGCGTCGAATTGTTCCTCATTCTCAATTGGTCGATCAACGAGACACGATCAGGTTTATCGAGGcccaacccatcccaacTGTCTGCCTGCAGAAGCATAGCCGGAGGATCATCATGATTAGCCTCTCCCTCAGCGAAGAAACGCAGTTCACACTGAGAGGCTTGGTCAGGTTGCAGATAGATGCGGGTAGAGATGACGGTGCGCTCGTTCACAAACACTTCAAGCACGCTTTTGTCCCAAAACGCATGGATTTGTAGcgtctcttctttttgttcGCCGGATGGGGTTTCAAGCATGAATAGCGTATGGGGAGCGGTCTCTGGTTCATGGTTAATGCGGGAGTCATGCGGAATTGGTCGTTGGATGCAGAAGGTTTCGCTGGCTGGTTCCCAGTATAGAGTAGTACGGCGTGGGGGTTCTGCACCGGCTGGTTTGTGTTGGTGTACTGTTAGTAGGAGTAAGAATTGAGAAGCCTATGATGTATGCCGgtgtgaggggaagggaaaaaacaTACCGAGGCCATGGCGAATTTCTATGCCTACTCTGCCGCATCGGTCGCTGACAGAGAATTCGGTGTCGATCTCCCATTTCGATGTTTTCAGAGAAAAGTGGGCTTTTGGTGGAGAGATACAACTGTCGAGTGTGCTTAGGGGCAGATGCTCAATATGCATGCTGCTGGTCTTACTGCGAAGAGCTTTAAGTCGTGGGTCTGGGACAACACCCAGCGTCCGGATAGTAAATGTTTCCTGGCTCTCCTCTTGTGCTTCGATCGAGGTGATAGCACTCAACTCCGAGCGCCGAGCTTGTTTGACATGGCGCAGGGTGATCAGTTTCACTACCCGTGGAATAGACAACATGCTGCTCCATGCTTGTTGGTGCCGTAAATCATCTGGCAGGTCATCTTCTGTAATCCAGCAATAGACTATCTGTTGGCCTGTGACTGGGTCCCAGAAGCTATTTGCCGCATAGGCGCAACCGTGATCAAAGACCCCAGAAAATGCATAGGAAGCGAGAGCGTCGGTTGTGCTACGCGGTTGGGTGCTGGAGCAAGGCTTGATGGACATCCAAAGCTGTGCTCGAGGTGTCTTTTTCCGGCTTCTGTCGGGTAAAAGACCACCCTCAGCCCCCATGAGGATAAACAGTCGAGTaacatcctcgtcgtccgtCATGGGAATCCAGTTGACGACTTCCCAGTTGACACCCAGATCGCCGGACCAACGGGAAGGTTGGAAATTGAGCCCAACGTCAACTAGCGGTCCCATGTACTTCCACTGTCGTAAGTcgtgaggatggatggaatacACAAAGGCTGTTGGGGTCTGTCCGGCGATCCCTCCGGAGATAAGACCGCAGAGGTCGGAGGATGGAAATGCCTCGGGCTGTTCCTGCATGAACTGCCAGACGCCAACGAAAGGATCCCGCCAGCCTGTTACTTTGACATCCGGGGGAGAGCGTGGTATAACTGGGTTGCAGTCAAGACGCTGCCATGTCAAACCCTGGTCATGCGAAGTGGCTAAACTGACTGACTCGGAGCCAGGCACATACGGCAACGTGTAATGAATGGGAAGGCGTTTCACTGATGTATATATAACAGTAAGGGCATTCGGGACCCCATCGACGGCATTGGGCCGGAAACAGCCTGTAAAGACACCGCACTGGTCATATTCGGTGGTGGGCTGCAGACATGGCTCGGGGTAGACATCCCAATGGAGCAGATCATTAGAAACCGCGTGCCCCCAAGACATATTCCCCCAGTCATTGCCTTTCGGGTTCCACTGGAATGATAGGTGATAGAGCCCGGTTGCAGGATCATGGCCCAGACCGCACGGATCATTCATCCACCCGTGGGGGGCAGTGAAATGGTAGGATGGCTGCCATCGCTGGGCGTCATCTGAGAGGCTAATTTGCCGCTCCATGCGATTTGATCTCGAGTGGAAACTGGAAAAGCGATAGCGTTGTGGTGGGTTGCAGAGACGCTTGAGAGTGTCTCGAGGTTGAATCGCTTGTAAATTTCAGTAGTAGTCCTCTCTCCATCGGCAAGCAATGACGGGAATTCTCCTATCAGGGCAAGAAGAATCAGTCGTCGCTTTAGTGACGCCTTATCGAAATCTCCCGATAAAGCTCAAAAGGTCCGGGAGCTAACGGCGGCTGTTGCTTGCAAAAATTCGGTCCAGCCGAGCTTGTCTGCCTGTAGTGAGTGGACGATGATTCTTGCTCGAATTGTCGCGTCGTGGGGCAGGCATGattcattcaatcaatcaatcaatccccGGAGGATCTTCGGCGAAATGAACCCCAGACTCAAGTCAACTCCCACTCTATTTCAAACAGGGATATCCAGCATATTGTGGGGAATGAATAGGTATCGCTACACCAATTTGTAATAATCCCCGTGAAGAGTCTGTCCTCAGAGCTGGCAAAATTGAATCCAAGCCTATCGCAATCCTCCATAGGTATCATTTCAACAATTTCCATCACGGCCCGATACCAAACACATTCTTCCCCGTAAAAGATCGATCCAATGATAGAGTTTAAGCCAAGGGACGATGGCTGGAGATAGGATCCACTAGCGTGGCAAGTGGAGTCACCAGAAGAGAAACCTTGCCAGTGTCTGCATCCCATCTTTGCTAAGAGGATTGCTTGGTAGGGCAATAAATAGAATCCCCATGGGCCTGCGACAACAATTTTTCTGGGGACGGGCTGGATGACGCGTCTTCTCCCCCCCTTGACATTCTAGTGGGCTTGTTTCTTGCAGATATTTCTCTTACCAGCCTGATGGGGTTTTCAACGTTAAGGAGATTAATGAATTttaatgattgattgattggcgTCTGCGATGCCATTCAATTTCTGGCGTTTACATGCATGGGGACAACCACAATGTCCAATGAATTGGAAACCCATGCCCCTGACACCATAAAAGATGTCAGTCATGTTCAGCATGTCGATTTCGCCTCAGACAGCAGAACCTTCTCCAAGGAGCGTACAGTCAatttctttctgcttctgacCTGCGCTGCTTTCGGCTCGGCTTCATTGGTTTTTGGTTTCGATGACAAGATAATTTCACCTGTAGCTGCATTGGCGCCATTCGTAAGTGTCAATGAACCCATTGTGAAACAACGTCACAGGAATGGTTCCATTGGGCTAACAGCATGATTAGGTCGACAAATATCAAGGGCCTGAGCCACTAACAGGAAAACTGGTCTTGACGGCTCGCAATCAAAGCATTTTATTCTCCATCCCTCTAATCGGTTCCATTCTGGGAGGCTTAGCTGCCTCTCCGCTGAATTCGAGGTTGGGCCGGAAGTGCCCCTTGTTGATTGCCTATATAATTTCCATCGGCGGCAGCTTGCTCCAGGTCCTGGCCCCCAACCTGGGGGCATTTGTTTCTGGCCGATTTATCAACGGGATCGCTACAGGGATTGCCAATAGCACGGCTCCCTTGTATCTAGCAGAGGTGTGCACGCCGGTGCTCTAGGCTTTCTGGGAGTCTCACTCACCGTATTACAGGTCGTTCCTGCCTCTATGAGAGGCAGAAGTGTATCGCTGATTAATATTCTCACCCTGGTAGCTGGTGTCCTGGGCACCATCGTGGTGTTGTGCACTCACGACTTGAGGGGCTCGAGTTCGTACCGGATTCCTTTAACAGTCCAATGTGTCCTTCCTGCGTTGCTATTCATCTGGACCTTGCCTCTGCCCGAGAGCCCGCAATGGCTTGTTTCTAAAGGCAGGCTGGAAGCGGCTCGCAGCAACTTGCGAAAACTGCGCTGCTGCAGTGAACAACGGGTCGATGAAGAGCTTCGAGATATGGAACTTTCCGAAGGACACGCTTCTGATGTGAACGTGTCTTTCATGAAAATCTTCTCGAAAAAGCACCTTCAGCGCACTTTGACTGCCGGTTCTTTCTATTCTCTGAACCAGGTTTCAGGCATCATTCTTTCAACAACATATAGCACGGTCTTCCTGTCCGGGATTGGCATCGGAGACCCATTCACATTAACTGTGATAGCTTCTTGTTGCACTCTTGCGGGTACGATCGCTGCGCCGTTCATGTTGGACCGGGCTGGCCGCCGCCCTACCGCATTAGCGGGCATGagcatcctcttcgtcatcgaccTTGCGGCTGGTGGTCTGGCGTTCAACAAGGGGAACCGCCATTCAGCCATCGCAATTGCGGCCTTATCCTTTGCATTCAACTTCTTCtgggcctcctccttctccccaatATCGACGCTGCTGCCTTCGGAGATGGCAACTCCTAAGCTTCGTCACCATACCATGGCATATACAATCGCCTGCGCCCAGACCACCGCAGTGATCACGACTCTGGTGGTGCCCCAGCTGACAGCACGCGATGCAGCAAATCTGGGGCCAAAAACCTATCTGGTATTTGCCGGCTGCATGGCGTGTATCCTGATCTTTGCCTATCTTTTCATCCTAGAGACCAAAGGCCGCACATTCGTGGAAATTGACGCAATGTATAATGCCAATATCCCTGCACGGAAATGGAGGCAATATTGGTCTTCGCTCGAGAAGGCCAGTGGCTCTGATCCCCAAGGCTCCACAAAGCCTCCATAGCGGCAGCTTGAAGAGAAAGCCGACTTAACCAGCGGATGCTGTCATCGGTGTAGGAAATACGAAGCTGTAACACTTATTTCTATGGCGCTGTATTTTATAGTACACTATAGTCTGGCTGTTTTCAGTATCATGGCGTGGTGTGGTGACCTTCAATTGTACCAAAGAGTGCGCTTAGAATAAACCAAAAAGATAGGGTAACAGTTTCCTGAACCACTTTGTGATATAACCTAGAACGCCAAATATAAAGTAAgaacacagaagaagaaaagaaatgtcAGGGTAAGCTACGGAAAGCATGGATGCCGGCAGTATGCAAGCTCTTATTATTGTGAGCCCCAGGCATGACCGGTGCCGTCCAATGAGCTCAGTAATGTTCGATACCTTTCCATGAAAGGATGGTTTCCACCCCGCAGACTGTTCAACAGTAAGAGAAAATCTTCCGTTAGAGTTTTGGAGACCAATTGACTACCAGCCATTGGTATCTGAGGGCTGGGCATGGTTCTCGCTGGTGATGCCAATGTGGTGCCCTTCGCAAGAGGCATCTGGACATTGAACAAGACGCTAATGGCGCCGACTGCAATGTCGTACAACTTCTCAGCCTACTTTGGTTAGCAAATCTGATGGAAGGATATTCAAGGTTGTACATACAAGCCCAATTCCGTGAGCTTCCATAGAGCTCAGCCGCAAGGATCGACAGATGTCAAGCGTCTCTTTCGCAACAGATACGGCGTAGTGGAGCCCCAGTTCATGGTGCTCAGATGCAGGCCGCAGTAGCCCATGAGTGGAACAGAGCACCCAGATACGATTCTGAAGCCATTTTTTCGTGATAAAGACGTCTGCACATTGAGTTTCTCGTAGACCTATTGCCGGCCGGTTTCCCTGGTTATCGCCCAGGGTTGACTTAGAGCGCTCAAACCAGTCGTAGCCTTTATATCGTTCCGACTCGCTAACGCGGCTAAGATTCTGATGGATCGTTAAGGCCTTGGCTTCCGTAAGCTTCTC includes the following:
- the CYC2 gene encoding cytochrome b5 reductase family protein (COG:C,H;~EggNog:ENOG410PFUM;~InterPro:IPR001834,IPR017938,IPR017927,IPR008333, IPR039261;~PFAM:PF00970;~TransMembrane:1 (i54-71o);~go_function: GO:0016491 - oxidoreductase activity [Evidence IEA];~go_process: GO:0055114 - oxidation-reduction process [Evidence IEA]); its protein translation is MKPRAFPQGLLRQFNESPTVGRLVIRPSRRHASTSPASSTSSPSSTPPPKQQRWLRFAFLTAAAAGIGALVRSQQGPDSTTLNQMKFTPYYLVSREPVSSTGSYFVLQPPAADGSNHAVYEEAWKTGVWSVMFKQPQLQIGRDYTPLPATCSEDEEDECLRFFIRKDPFGEVSRYLHSLEIGAPIEVRGPRIECEIPPDTQQILFIAGGTGIAPALQAGHTLLRRTNETHKPRIHILWANRRREDCVGGVSDTNTTTTAPSRSWFSGLFTSSKDNQGGPVEAPRSTGTSLIVRELEALRSQYPGQVTVDYFVDEEGTSIGKQLILDSTRSGPSSTQESEETKNTNNLILVSGPEGFISYMAGPKLWAQGMELQGPLRGILKELDLKDWAVWKL
- a CDS encoding putative amino acid transporter (COG:E;~EggNog:ENOG410PI2A;~InterPro:IPR002293;~PFAM:PF00324,PF13520;~TransMembrane:12 (i130-149o161-184i205-229o249-268i280-305o325-342i362-384o404-425i482-503o509-533i545-565o571-587i);~go_component: GO:0016020 - membrane [Evidence IEA];~go_function: GO:0022857 - transmembrane transporter activity [Evidence IEA];~go_process: GO:0055085 - transmembrane transport [Evidence IEA]) produces the protein MSHIAFSNSESRSGNYHAPRDSLELASLASSPDSGPRSSRSSSPSGISSSRKLSLEDEDPLSSSHPQSQGPSGRPRSARSYSISSAFDFGATLFPLSQTTGGYAPLGVSSADREAGIADGSLERNKTLTYMNGLSLVIGLVIGSGIFSSPSQVNVNAGSPGASLIAWVVAGLLAWTGAASYAELGGAIPLNGGSQVYLSKIFGELAGFLFTWCSVLVLKPGSAAIIAIIFGEYVVRAFVGADVETVNPWINKAVAFGGIFVVTLLNCISTRVAARIGDLFMFFKFVALLGVTIIGIIVAITGHSSTGSANKEWKTGWFEGTNLDISAWAVALYAGLWAFDGWDNTNYVTGEFKNPNKDLPRVIHTAMPLVILSYLLANISYILVLPHSTIEATNTIAIQFGDKVFGHVGALIFALIVSASCIGALNATAFTSGRLVYAAGKEGYIPSIFGKLWTRDTSTNRLQRRSWATKVFSRLCGDGTRIGFTPIYAMALNSTLTLIYVIVGEFKTLVTFYGVAGYTFYFVTVLGLIILRVREPYLHRPYKTWISTPIIFCCVSLFLLSRAVIAEPLQTLIVVAFIIAGIPVYYWRIYKRDGRKAFPNWKFWQRQ
- a CDS encoding glycoside hydrolase family 32 protein (CAZy:GH32;~COG:G;~EggNog:ENOG410PKKH;~InterPro:IPR001362,IPR013148,IPR013189,IPR013320, IPR023296;~PFAM:PF00251,PF08244;~go_function: GO:0004553 - hydrolase activity, hydrolyzing O-glycosyl compounds [Evidence IEA];~go_process: GO:0005975 - carbohydrate metabolic process [Evidence IEA]), with translation MERQISLSDDAQRWQPSYHFTAPHGWMNDPCGLGHDPATGLYHLSFQWNPKGNDWGNMSWGHAVSNDLLHWDVYPEPCLQPTTEYDQCGVFTGCFRPNAVDGVPNALTVIYTSVKRLPIHYTLPYVPGSESVSLATSHDQGLTWQRLDCNPVIPRSPPDVKVTGWRDPFVGVWQFMQEQPEAFPSSDLCGLISGGIAGQTPTAFVYSIHPHDLRQWKYMGPLVDVGLNFQPSRWSGDLGVNWEVVNWIPMTDDEDVTRLFILMGAEGGLLPDRSRKKTPRAQLWMSIKPCSSTQPRSTTDALASYAFSGVFDHGCAYAANSFWDPVTGQQIVYCWITEDDLPDDLRHQQAWSSMLSIPRVVKLITLRHVKQARRSELSAITSIEAQEESQETFTIRTLGVVPDPRLKALRSKTSSMHIEHLPLSTLDSCISPPKAHFSLKTSKWEIDTEFSVSDRCGRVGIEIRHGLVHQHKPAGAEPPRRTTLYWEPASETFCIQRPIPHDSRINHEPETAPHTLFMLETPSGEQKEETLQIHAFWDKSVLEVFVNERTVISTRIYLQPDQASQCELRFFAEGEANHDDPPAMLLQADSWDGLGLDKPDRVSLIDQLRMRNNSTRE
- a CDS encoding uncharacterized protein (COG:G;~EggNog:ENOG410PKGK;~InterPro:IPR005829,IPR005828,IPR003663,IPR036259, IPR020846;~PFAM:PF00083,PF07690;~TransMembrane:10 (i44-62o99-116i128-145o186-206i218-236o336-357i364-385o391-411i432-454o466-485i);~go_component: GO:0016020 - membrane [Evidence IEA];~go_component: GO:0016021 - integral component of membrane [Evidence IEA];~go_function: GO:0022857 - transmembrane transporter activity [Evidence IEA];~go_process: GO:0055085 - transmembrane transport [Evidence IEA]), with translation MGTTTMSNELETHAPDTIKDVSHVQHVDFASDSRTFSKERTVNFFLLLTCAAFGSASLVFGFDDKIISPVAALAPFVDKYQGPEPLTGKLVLTARNQSILFSIPLIGSILGGLAASPLNSRLGRKCPLLIAYIISIGGSLLQVLAPNLGAFVSGRFINGIATGIANSTAPLYLAEVVPASMRGRSVSLINILTLVAGVLGTIVVLCTHDLRGSSSYRIPLTVQCVLPALLFIWTLPLPESPQWLVSKGRLEAARSNLRKLRCCSEQRVDEELRDMELSEGHASDVNVSFMKIFSKKHLQRTLTAGSFYSLNQVSGIILSTTYSTVFLSGIGIGDPFTLTVIASCCTLAGTIAAPFMLDRAGRRPTALAGMSILFVIDLAAGGLAFNKGNRHSAIAIAALSFAFNFFWASSFSPISTLLPSEMATPKLRHHTMAYTIACAQTTAVITTLVVPQLTARDAANLGPKTYLVFAGCMACILIFAYLFILETKGRTFVEIDAMYNANIPARKWRQYWSSLEKASGSDPQGSTKPP